Proteins from one Mycobacterium sp. EPa45 genomic window:
- a CDS encoding rhodanese-like domain-containing protein, with product MDVSIVETSGLGDRSYLISVADTAVVIDPQRDIDRVLAVAGERGVRITHVLETHIHNDYVTGGLELARVTGAEYVLPAGEDVHYSRRPISDGEIVDAGPIRLRAIHTPGHTHHHVSYALLDDASDAAAVFTGGSLLHGSTGRTDLLGPEHTEELSHAQFHSARRLVDELPAEAAVYPTHGFGSFCSAAPTTGDSSTIGEQRQTNPALTQDEQTYVAELLAGLAAYPAYYTHMGVINRTGPAPLDLSPPEPVEPAELRRRIDAGEWVIDLRHRTAFAAGHLGGSLGFELSGSFVAYVGWLYTWGAPLTLIGDSEDDIADAQRELVRIGIDRITGASSKPVDVLADGHALRSYRVADFTELATARSGDNEIVVVDVRQPHEHQAGHVRGALNIAVHELADRIEELPAGEVWVHCATGYRASIAASLLDARGRDVVLVDDEFENAADPILE from the coding sequence ATGGACGTGTCGATCGTCGAGACCTCTGGACTAGGTGACCGCAGCTACCTGATCAGTGTCGCCGACACTGCGGTCGTCATCGACCCGCAGCGCGATATCGACCGGGTACTGGCCGTCGCCGGCGAGCGCGGGGTGCGCATCACGCATGTGCTGGAGACCCATATTCACAATGACTACGTGACCGGAGGGCTCGAACTGGCCCGTGTCACCGGTGCCGAGTATGTGCTGCCCGCCGGGGAGGACGTCCACTATTCGCGACGCCCGATCAGCGACGGCGAGATCGTGGACGCCGGCCCGATTCGATTGCGCGCCATCCACACTCCCGGCCACACCCATCACCACGTGAGTTATGCGCTCTTGGACGACGCGTCGGACGCGGCGGCGGTCTTTACCGGTGGTTCGCTGCTGCACGGCAGCACCGGGCGGACCGATCTGCTCGGCCCCGAGCACACCGAGGAGCTCAGTCACGCGCAGTTCCATTCAGCCCGCCGACTCGTCGACGAGCTGCCCGCCGAGGCCGCCGTCTACCCCACCCACGGTTTCGGCAGCTTCTGCTCGGCGGCGCCCACCACCGGCGACTCGTCGACGATCGGTGAACAGCGACAGACCAATCCGGCGCTCACTCAGGACGAGCAGACCTACGTCGCTGAGCTTCTTGCCGGTCTTGCGGCCTATCCGGCGTATTACACACACATGGGCGTCATCAACCGAACGGGACCCGCCCCGCTAGACCTATCCCCACCCGAGCCGGTCGAGCCGGCCGAACTGCGGCGCCGGATCGACGCCGGGGAGTGGGTCATCGACCTGAGGCACCGGACGGCTTTCGCCGCCGGTCACCTCGGTGGCTCACTCGGATTCGAGCTGTCCGGATCGTTCGTCGCCTACGTCGGCTGGCTCTACACGTGGGGCGCTCCGCTGACCCTCATCGGTGACAGCGAGGACGACATCGCCGACGCACAGCGAGAACTCGTCCGCATCGGCATCGACCGCATCACCGGCGCGAGCAGTAAGCCGGTGGACGTCTTGGCCGACGGACACGCCCTGCGGTCCTACCGAGTGGCAGACTTCACCGAGTTGGCAACCGCGCGCAGCGGCGACAACGAGATCGTCGTCGTCGACGTGCGCCAGCCCCACGAGCATCAGGCCGGCCACGTGCGAGGCGCCCTCAACATCGCGGTCCACGAGCTCGCCGACCGGATCGAAGAACTACCGGCCGGCGAGGTGTGGGTGCACTGCGCGACGGGATACCGCGCATCCATCGCGGCGTCGCTGCTCGACGCACGGGGCCGCGACGTCGTTCTGGTCGACGACGAGTTCGAGAACGCGGCAGATCCGATACTCGAGTGA
- a CDS encoding acyl-CoA dehydrogenase family protein has product MSTPTTYLAEPTASDDGLFSVFRPVFDKIAQGNLERERDRVFPHEQVRWLVDADFGLLRIPTVHGGFGASLEQTFALLAELAQADPNVAHIWRNHLAFVEDRLNAPRSDAGDTWIKRFRDGEFVGGGWTEANNVTLANLTTSIKAEGDHWVVSGAKYYATGSLYADWLDVLGRGDDGELLTALVRRDDAGVTLVDDWEGFGQRTTASGTARYERARADRGDVFPATDRFGYQAHFYQTAMHAVLTGITKAALRDGSIALAERIRNYPQGLTTVPAVDPQLLQVIGEVSADVFAAEAALARSTATLDRIVEGRLAGDEPGARRRLIDAAVAVDQAQLVIIEAALSATTRIFDALGASGVSEKRGLDRHWKNARTLASHNPRVYKARIIGDWLINSADPVADLASLGRGGQGN; this is encoded by the coding sequence ATGAGCACACCGACGACGTATCTGGCCGAGCCGACCGCCTCCGACGACGGGCTGTTCTCCGTATTCAGGCCGGTGTTCGACAAGATCGCCCAAGGCAACCTCGAACGGGAACGAGACCGGGTGTTCCCGCACGAGCAGGTGCGCTGGCTGGTCGACGCAGACTTCGGCTTGCTCCGAATCCCAACTGTCCATGGTGGATTCGGGGCGTCACTGGAGCAGACGTTCGCTCTGCTGGCCGAACTGGCGCAGGCCGACCCCAACGTCGCGCACATCTGGCGCAACCACCTGGCTTTCGTGGAGGATCGGCTCAACGCGCCCCGCTCGGACGCAGGTGACACGTGGATCAAACGATTCCGGGACGGTGAATTCGTCGGCGGTGGGTGGACCGAGGCCAATAACGTGACCTTGGCCAACCTGACCACGAGCATCAAAGCCGAAGGTGACCACTGGGTGGTCAGCGGTGCGAAATACTATGCCACCGGCAGCCTTTACGCAGACTGGCTCGATGTGCTCGGACGTGGCGATGACGGCGAGTTGCTGACGGCGCTGGTCCGTCGAGACGACGCGGGGGTGACCCTCGTCGACGACTGGGAGGGTTTCGGCCAGCGCACGACCGCAAGCGGTACCGCCCGCTATGAGCGGGCCCGCGCTGACCGCGGCGACGTGTTCCCGGCGACCGACCGCTTCGGCTATCAGGCGCACTTCTATCAGACCGCCATGCATGCGGTGCTCACCGGGATCACGAAAGCCGCTCTGCGCGATGGCTCAATCGCTCTGGCCGAGCGAATCCGCAATTACCCGCAGGGGCTCACGACGGTACCCGCGGTCGATCCGCAGCTGCTGCAGGTGATCGGCGAGGTGTCGGCTGATGTGTTCGCCGCAGAGGCGGCGTTGGCGCGCAGCACCGCCACGCTGGATCGGATCGTCGAGGGCCGACTCGCCGGTGACGAACCGGGCGCGCGGCGCAGACTCATCGATGCGGCGGTCGCCGTCGACCAGGCTCAGCTGGTGATCATCGAGGCGGCCCTGTCAGCCACCACCCGGATCTTCGATGCGCTCGGTGCCTCCGGGGTGTCGGAGAAGCGGGGCCTGGACAGGCATTGGAAGAACGCCCGAACGCTGGCATCGCACAATCCGCGCGTCTACAAGGCACGCATCATCGGCGACTGGCTGATCAACAGCGCTGACCCAGTTGCCGACCTGGCTTCACTCGGACGCGGGGGCCAGGGGAACTAG
- a CDS encoding N-acetyltransferase yields MTVLVTRDTGHWSVTPVDTIDHPPIADFLATTHGLSGRKFGADSRDVAEQLASAFEATVLRDGLRRVRGYAAVHHPHGGEREVIGDIVIDPGVPSDIIDDVVATVVDRFHRESANLPGAYLRVIIGANQPAAIDALTRRGAVREAEFIRTRKPLHGEDRGALERAGAPGITVISWPEVTKRGLGEQVRRLQHSTFEEHFGNMSKSPEDWEHHITSRAFTPDFSNAALDESGEVVGYVLGSTFTSGVAGAQEISAHTDYIGVRPDLRRHGLGELLLKKTWLAALRRGLTVASLGTDINNRSKAHLLYRRLGYVAVEEQYSYRIDAAGPGQ; encoded by the coding sequence ATGACCGTGCTCGTTACCCGCGACACCGGACACTGGTCGGTGACACCGGTCGACACCATCGACCATCCACCGATCGCGGATTTCCTCGCCACCACCCACGGGCTGAGTGGCCGCAAGTTCGGCGCCGACTCCCGCGACGTCGCCGAGCAACTCGCCTCGGCGTTCGAGGCGACGGTGCTGCGCGATGGTCTCCGACGGGTGCGCGGCTACGCCGCGGTCCATCACCCACATGGCGGCGAGCGTGAGGTCATCGGCGACATCGTGATCGATCCCGGCGTCCCGTCCGACATCATCGACGACGTCGTCGCGACGGTGGTGGACCGGTTTCACCGTGAGTCGGCAAACCTTCCCGGCGCGTACCTGCGGGTGATCATCGGGGCCAACCAGCCCGCGGCGATCGATGCGCTCACCCGCCGCGGTGCGGTCCGCGAAGCCGAATTCATCCGCACCCGCAAGCCCCTGCACGGTGAGGACCGCGGGGCGCTGGAACGGGCCGGCGCACCCGGGATCACCGTGATCAGCTGGCCGGAAGTCACGAAAAGGGGCCTGGGTGAACAGGTCCGCCGGTTGCAGCACAGCACTTTCGAAGAGCACTTCGGAAACATGTCCAAGAGCCCGGAGGACTGGGAGCACCACATAACCAGCCGGGCGTTCACGCCCGACTTCAGCAATGCCGCACTCGACGAGTCGGGCGAGGTTGTCGGGTATGTGCTCGGCTCGACGTTCACGTCGGGAGTCGCGGGCGCGCAGGAGATCAGTGCGCATACCGATTACATCGGTGTGCGACCGGACCTGCGCAGGCACGGGCTGGGGGAACTGCTGCTGAAGAAGACCTGGCTCGCTGCGTTGCGGCGCGGGCTGACCGTCGCCTCGCTGGGCACCGATATCAACAACCGCAGCAAGGCTCATCTTCTCTATCGCCGCCTCGGGTACGTCGCGGTCGAGGAGCAGTACTCCTATCGGATCGACGCGGCAGGGCCGGGACAATGA
- a CDS encoding APC family permease, with product MSTPQLGLGGRSLTSADSTGLEREALGPWGVFAQGLAAAAPSVAVAVVPYSLFVAAGKGASWAVLVGLALTILIATTISFQAKRTVSSGSLGTYTGNGLGPGFAYAAGFSLLLGYIGFAITGTLGGVLYLDSFLESLGLGTQATWFRLLLVIAVVAAATYLPFRGVAIAAKYELAFEVLAIASILVIIVASYISYGFHIDTEQFNLAHLGSSTTFIAAVTAVGSYAGFESVASLGAEAKNAHQNIARSLLRVVLLIGVLYIFATYPQILHFGDIDGDKAVLPQLADVTGVPWVNYLVSAAVAIAFIVFVTAVTTAAARSLFTLAHEGALPKALTRVHAKHKTPWVGIVLVGGLALVFSVTATFSSVGRLVFDVYGGYVANWGFLVSYLLVVIATPIWLRKIKALNTTRLVVSVAATLGIGYVIFSNFYPVPEFPFNILPFVFFGLLFVGLLWYWYLRKTRPEVAARLGSIQTLSEAEQQRLIDEGILDVLSHEAVQPDRDKEAVAP from the coding sequence ATGTCCACACCACAACTCGGCCTCGGTGGCCGCTCATTGACGTCGGCGGATTCGACCGGCCTGGAGCGAGAAGCATTGGGGCCGTGGGGCGTTTTTGCCCAGGGCCTGGCAGCGGCGGCGCCGAGCGTTGCCGTGGCCGTCGTCCCGTACTCGCTGTTCGTCGCTGCCGGCAAGGGTGCCTCCTGGGCGGTCCTCGTGGGATTGGCGCTGACCATCCTGATCGCGACGACGATCAGCTTTCAGGCCAAGCGGACCGTGTCGTCGGGCTCGCTGGGCACTTACACCGGTAACGGTCTGGGACCGGGCTTCGCCTATGCGGCGGGCTTCAGCCTGCTGCTCGGCTACATCGGCTTCGCGATCACCGGCACCCTCGGCGGCGTACTGTACCTCGACTCATTCCTGGAATCCCTCGGATTGGGCACGCAGGCAACGTGGTTCCGCCTGCTGCTGGTAATCGCGGTGGTGGCCGCAGCGACGTATCTCCCGTTCCGCGGTGTCGCGATCGCCGCCAAATACGAGCTGGCCTTCGAGGTGCTGGCGATCGCCTCGATCCTGGTGATCATCGTTGCCTCCTACATCAGCTACGGGTTCCACATCGACACCGAGCAGTTCAACCTGGCACACCTGGGGTCGAGCACGACCTTCATCGCCGCGGTCACCGCGGTCGGCTCCTATGCGGGCTTCGAGAGTGTCGCCTCGCTGGGCGCGGAAGCCAAGAACGCGCATCAGAACATCGCCCGGTCCCTGCTGCGGGTCGTGCTGCTGATCGGTGTGCTCTACATCTTCGCTACCTACCCGCAGATCCTGCACTTCGGTGACATCGACGGTGACAAGGCGGTGCTGCCACAGCTGGCCGACGTGACCGGGGTGCCGTGGGTCAACTACCTGGTCAGTGCGGCAGTGGCCATCGCATTCATCGTGTTCGTCACCGCGGTCACCACCGCGGCCGCCCGCTCATTGTTCACCCTGGCGCACGAAGGAGCGCTGCCGAAGGCGCTGACCAGAGTGCACGCCAAGCACAAGACCCCCTGGGTGGGCATCGTGCTGGTTGGCGGACTGGCGTTGGTGTTCTCGGTGACAGCCACCTTCAGCTCGGTGGGCCGGCTGGTATTCGACGTCTACGGTGGCTACGTCGCAAACTGGGGCTTCCTGGTGAGCTACCTGCTGGTTGTCATCGCCACCCCGATCTGGCTGCGAAAGATCAAGGCGCTGAACACGACTCGATTGGTCGTATCGGTCGCCGCCACGCTGGGGATCGGCTACGTGATCTTTTCCAACTTCTATCCGGTGCCCGAATTCCCGTTCAACATATTGCCGTTCGTCTTCTTCGGGCTGCTGTTCGTCGGTCTGCTCTGGTACTGGTACCTGCGTAAGACCCGCCCGGAGGTCGCGGCCCGGCTCGGCAGCATCCAGACGCTGTCGGAGGCCGAGCAGCAGCGGCTCATCGACGAGGGAATCCTCGACGTGCTCAGCCACGAGGCCGTGCAGCCGGACCGCGACAAGGAGGCGGTGGCGCCATGA
- a CDS encoding LLM class flavin-dependent oxidoreductase — protein sequence MTRSPFILSAFSMSTVSHGNFGLWRHPEDRTAQYTSLRYWVDLARLLDEGGFDLLFIADAVGQLDVFGGSADAALTHGVQTPVTDPLLAVSAMAAATRRLGFGITVSTTYESPYLLARKFSTLDHLTGGRIGWNIVTSLLDSAARNIIGRQRQIPHDERYAIAQEFLDVTYKLWEGSWEDGAVVRDRAAGVFTDATKVHPIGHEGRYFSVPGAHLVEPSPQRTPVLFQAGSSTSGREFAARNAEIVFVSDPRPTVVRARVDDVRRRAVEHGRSPDSVRFLSSVEIVVDSTQRAAQAKADELSRYTDLEGGLVLLSALSGVDWSTYGVDRPIEQFETEASQSILATVDDSDGLRRRITLRDYVGRLGGFGGPLFIGDAATVADGLTDFAERTGIDGFNIAYHVTPGSFADVVDHLIPELRRRGLAGTEQAGTLRQRLFPTGSALLPDEHPGAAPRKRISAIR from the coding sequence ATGACCCGGTCACCGTTCATCCTGTCGGCGTTCTCGATGTCGACGGTGTCGCACGGCAACTTCGGCCTGTGGCGCCATCCCGAGGACCGCACCGCGCAGTACACCAGCCTGCGGTATTGGGTCGACCTGGCGCGACTGCTCGACGAGGGTGGATTTGACCTGCTGTTCATCGCCGACGCGGTCGGCCAGCTCGACGTGTTCGGCGGCAGCGCGGATGCCGCCCTCACCCACGGCGTGCAGACCCCGGTGACCGACCCGTTGCTCGCCGTGTCGGCGATGGCTGCCGCGACCCGGCGGCTGGGCTTCGGGATCACGGTTTCCACCACCTACGAGAGTCCCTACCTGCTGGCCCGGAAGTTCAGCACGCTCGACCATCTCACCGGCGGGCGGATCGGCTGGAACATCGTCACCTCGCTACTGGACAGCGCTGCCCGCAACATCATCGGCCGGCAGCGCCAGATCCCGCACGACGAGCGCTACGCCATCGCCCAGGAATTCCTCGACGTCACCTACAAGCTGTGGGAGGGCTCCTGGGAGGACGGCGCCGTGGTGCGCGACCGCGCGGCCGGGGTGTTCACCGATGCGACCAAGGTGCACCCGATCGGCCACGAGGGCCGGTATTTCAGTGTGCCGGGCGCGCATCTGGTAGAGCCGTCGCCTCAGCGGACACCGGTTCTTTTCCAGGCCGGATCATCGACCTCTGGCCGGGAATTCGCGGCCCGCAACGCCGAGATCGTGTTCGTATCGGACCCACGGCCCACCGTCGTGCGGGCCCGGGTGGACGATGTGCGCCGCCGGGCGGTCGAGCACGGACGCAGCCCGGACTCGGTGCGGTTCCTGAGCTCGGTCGAGATCGTCGTCGACAGCACGCAGCGCGCCGCGCAAGCCAAGGCGGACGAATTGTCGCGCTACACCGATCTGGAAGGCGGCCTGGTGCTGCTGTCCGCGCTGAGCGGTGTGGACTGGTCCACCTACGGTGTGGACCGTCCGATCGAGCAGTTCGAGACCGAGGCCTCACAATCCATCCTGGCCACCGTGGACGACTCCGATGGGCTTCGGCGGCGGATCACCCTGCGCGACTACGTCGGTCGGCTCGGTGGTTTCGGCGGCCCGCTGTTCATCGGTGATGCTGCGACCGTTGCCGACGGTCTGACCGACTTCGCTGAGCGCACCGGCATCGACGGCTTCAACATCGCCTATCACGTGACGCCAGGCAGCTTCGCCGACGTCGTCGATCATCTCATTCCCGAGTTGCGGCGCCGCGGGCTGGCCGGCACCGAGCAGGCGGGCACTCTTCGGCAGCGGCTGTTTCCCACCGGCTCGGCGCTGCTGCCCGACGAGCACCCCGGTGCGGCTCCGCGGAAAAGAATCTCCGCGATCCGATAA